The genomic region ATGGCGTAGATTTTCAAAGGAACAACATTGATAAGCATTTCACAGCATTAAATCTCTATACTGAAATCACAAGGTATTTCAGAAAATctacaaatatgtaaaataaccTTCACTAATAGAATATCAGTTGCTCTGGGAAAGATTGTTGTCTGATAATTTTCACCAATGAACTTGCCCAAAGGAAGGTAAGTCTGGTCAGTGGGTTTCTTCACAGCATCAGGGAAACTAAATAATAATGACAGTATAATGGGATGGaactattcttattttccatCATAGACAATGAATTGCCAATGTGGCCTGAATGGATCTTTGATGGCAGAATAATAAGAGGAATCTCAGTATGGCATCCAAAATTATGAAACACTATGAACGTGGAAAAAGAGAATGCAAAGGGGGCATATTAAGACTCATTAGCAAAACCCTTTTGTGAACTTAGAATTGGCCTAGCATCCAACAAGGaggtgagtttttaaattttttattttttttttattttagatagctaaagagagagagagagagcaagtgggggagaagggcagagagagagagagaatctttaattaattaattaattaattaatttaacatccaagttagcatatagtgcaacaatgatttcaggagtagattcagattccttaattccccttacccatttagcctatccccctgccacaacccctccagtaaccctgtttgttttccatatttaggAATCTCTtgtgttttgcccccctccctgtttttattgtatttttgcttccttcccttgtgtttatctgttctgtgtcttaaagtcctcatatgagtgaagtcatatgatatttgtctttctctgactaattttgcttaatgTAACAACCTCTAGTTCcgtccatgtagttgcaaatggcaaaatttcattctttttgtttgctgagtagtactccattatatatatatatatatatatatatatatatatatgtaccacatcttctttattcattcatccattgatggacatttgggctctttccatactttggctattgttgacagtgctgctatcaacgttggggtgcatgtgccgcttcgaaacagcacacctgtatcccttggataaatatctagtagtgcaattgctgggttgtagggtagttctatttttagttttttgaggagcctccatactgtttcccagagtgactgtaccagtttgcattcccaccagcagtgcaaaagagatcctctttctttgcatcctcaccaacacctgttattgcctgagttgttaatgttagccattcaattgacaggtgtgaggtggtatctcattgtggttttgatttgtatttccctgatgaggagtgatgttgaacattttttcatgtgtctgtcagtcaTCTGAtgtctttggaaagtgtctattcatgtctcttggccatttcttcactggattagttgtttttgggtgttgagtttgataagttctttatagattttggatactaaccctatatctgttatgtcatttgtaaatatcttctcccattctgtcggttgccttttagttttgctgattgtttcctttgctgtgcagaagatttttattttgatgaggtcgcaattgtccatttttgcttttgtttcctttgcctctggagacgtgttgagtaagaagttgctgtggccgaggctACAACTGTTGCTGTGAACAGTTATAGTAATTAGAACTGtagtaactttaaatattttctgtttgattttcatatgcaaacttttatttttgcatgtgaaCCCTTCTCTTTTTTATGTACAAGTTATTGGAAGTTAACTTTACAGTTTAGTGTTTAGGTAACAGAATATTTGATTGGACTCTGACTGAATTTGAAGAATATGGTATTATATCCAGCAGTGTATACAATGACTCTCGGGAATGTGCATCTTGTTACTTTGGGGAAAAGGTGAGAACTTCTTTATATGTGGAATagttgtatcttttaaaatagaagtattaaattgttttcttgttgtatGGGAGTTCAAAGGTGTGTAAAATGGTGCATGTGGAAGATGAGTAGTCAAAGGTATGAACTATGCTGTTAATCAGTTTATTGTGACGAAGTTACAAACCATTCTTTTTGGCCAGCTCTGCGAAAATGGATCAGTGTTCTTTAAATAATATGCCTTTGTCCACTGTAATGATGCCAAACTTTGGCAGTAGAGGGCACTGGAGAGACATCGTaagaagaaaggttttttttttggtttgtctttagGTGAGGTGAAATTCAAATAAGATTCAgtatttaaaccattttaaagtatataattcagtggctTCCAGTACATTCACAATACTATTGTATTGCAATTACTACTTCTAATTACAGAAATTTTCACCATTCTCAAAAGAAACCCTTTTGTAAACAGTTGTTTCCCATTTTCCTGTTCCTTTAGTCCATGGTAATCACTTATCTGCTTTCTGTCTATAGATTCACCTATTTTAGATATTTGTTACAAacggaatcatataatatgtgtctttttctgtctgactttttTTCATCTAgcctaatgttttcaaggttcacccatgttgtagcatctaccagtacttcttttctttttctggctggATAATTTTCCATTCTATGggtacaccacattttcttttctttttttctttttttttttttttttttttactgcattcATCACTTCATGTacctttatgttatttttatttttttggcaattatgactAATGTTGCTATAAACGTTCAGGTACAAATTTTTgtacctgttttcagttctgttgggtatttacctaagagGAAAATTGCTGGGTAATGTGGTACAATCACTCAGAGCTGCCAGAGTGTTTTCTAAAATGGCTGCACCAGGTTGTATCCCCACCAGCAGTATTTTTCTCCATAACTTCACCGACACTTaccatctgtatttttaattataacatcctagtgggtgtgaagtgatatctcattgtggttttgatttgtacaaTAATGAAGACACAGCTAATGTTGTTTTGAAAAGACAAATCcaaattaaattataaaccagatgtgaaaataaatgtgCAAGAAAAGACAATAggcaattgaaaataaaatagtgtgATGGTATTAAAATCATATAAGGCaaagcaaatgagtaaatataacACACATGGCAAAGAGGAAGaatttataaagataaaacagaaagcaCATCCCTTTTTATACTCATGGCACATAGAGTGGAGAGAATAATTAACTGCTCTTATCTTTCTGTTGTGTCAGAGTTTTTGCTGAAACTCCAGGTTGGATGTTAgatgtttacatattttcaaaaggaCTGAGAGACACATCCCCACAGAGCTGTTGAGAGTGGTCTACGCTTTGGGCTCCTACATATAGACTCATGCTGtgtgttttgaatgaatgaataaattaaaatatacgtGAATGAAAGTTTAGAGCTAGATTTTAGGATGGCTAATATTGCTATTTACCAGCTGATGAACTTGTATAATCATTCAACCTGAGCGCCTATTTCTTTGTGAAAAAGTACTAATGCAGTACTAAAGCAGTAATGCTTCCTAACTAAGAAGGCTGCTATGAAGACTGCATGAAATTAGTTGATCCACTGTGGGAAAGTGTTCTGCAAACTGTACCAAACTCTTGAAGGTTAGATGTTGTTATTATCCTGCTCCTTTGGACTAGAAACAGTGGATGTTGGgttaagttcaagccctattCTATAACTGTCTCTCCCATACCTTTTCTTATTGGAGGATTGCCTCAATCTAAATCAGTGGTCATTGTCAGTCAAGGGTGAAGTAACAGCTGCTTTTGGAGAAAGTTTATAGTCCCTGTTCTTGGGTGAGTTTCCAAGCATTACTCTTAGGATGGTCCCACATTATGGGTTAACTTCCTGCAGGTCTGCTCTGCTGCCCAGCAGTCACTTCCCTGGTGGGATGAGCTCATGGTGTTGCTTCAGTCCTGGGCTGTCTTCTGAGAGCTTGTTCTCCAAAGTGGACTCATGAAAACTTTCTGAAGTCATTCTTCGTACCATGCTCTGGTATATTTGATACATAGTTCGGCAGACCATGTTATACTACTGATCAATCACATCATGAATCAAGTATTAAGTGTACATTGTGTGCAAAGTTCTGTACTAGGCTTGGAGAAGGTAAAAAATGAACATGGATCAACATTCTTGTACTCAAAAGTATGCATATCTGTTAGATGTGCAATCGGTCAAATTTCATTTAGATTTAGTTAATTGGTTATTTGGAGCTACTTTTCTAAGGTATTTTCTAggacaattttctttctttctttcctagaaGAAGGTTTTACCACATAATTAGATCAGTTTTTACATGTGCATATCACATCTCAAAGcctgttttctttattatctcttttgCTTCGCATGGTATGCTGTGACTTAGTTCAGCAAAATGCTCTGATTGTCACTACTTTTAACTTTAAGAATTGAAGCAGAGGGAGATTTCATAAGTTGCTCAGAGTCATATAGAAATTCTGGAACAGAGCAAGAGTAAGAGGGAGAAGACTGCAAAAGTTGTGCGATCACACTTGCAAGGAGTAGAATCCCAGCTCCCCCACTTGAAAATTGTGCTGATGGGGCATGCTCTGTAACCTCCAGGGCCCTAGATCCCTTAGCTATACGTTAGGAATAATACCGTATGCAcctcacagggttattgtgagtattaaatcagattgtgtgtgtgttttctggctTATGAGAAGTACTTAGCACTTGTTaaccattaattaattaattattattattgaaattcTCTGCTACAAAAACGAaacttttctctgtctttttatttattttattatttttttattaaaaaattttttttaaacgtttatttatttttgagacagagagagacagagcatgaacgggggagggcagagagagagggagacacagaatcggaagcaggctccaggctccgagccatcagcccggagcccgtcgcggggctcgaactcacagaccgtgagatcgtgacctgagctgaagtcagacacttaaccgactaagccacccaggcgccccttctctgtctttttagaataaacatttattttctttttcttattatgaaaatgacatgaaaaacaaatatgtacAAGTTAGAGTAAATTCACATAAACAGttttaaagtcttcattttttaCTACTATTAACAATAACttttttatgaatacatttttgcTTACATTtagactattttttaatttattttagataaagagacagagtgagagagcatgagatggggagggggcagagggagagagagaaagaatctcaagcaggctccatgcgcagtgcagagcctgatgcaaggctcgattcaatgaccctgggatcatgacctgaggcgaaatcaacagttggatgctcaactgactgagcaacccaggtgccccaatttagactatttcttttagatatttttctaaaaatagaattactagaTGAAAGAATATTAACATTTACAAACACTCCAGTAAATTTTGTCAAATTGCTTTTTGGTACATTTGGGCCAATTTACAGTCCTACCAGCTGTGTATGAGTATCAATCTCAGAATTGCATCAGTGGTCAGCAACATTTCACTTTTCtattcttacttattttatagtaaaaggaaatttcattgtgattttcatatgtatattttgatCTGTGAGACTGAcagttttcatgattttattggCTACTTTTTTCCTAGTGAGAGATAAAGGCACATCACAACCCAGGTCTATCGACAGCTAAAAGCTCTATCCTTTCTTCACACCTTAGTGGACTTCTAAAGCTGGAGTTACTTAGTGGACATATCTTCACTCAGTCCAAGCAGTCTCTGGAAGCCCAGTCTGAGCTCTTGCATCCTGAGTGCATAGACCATGGGATTGAGTGCAGGGGGGATGACATTGTGCAGTACATTAAGGAGCACAGGGATTAGGGGCGTATTTTTCTCTGCAAGGTATGTGACAGACAGCACAGTGATACCTGTATAGAAGAAGAGGATGAGAATGAGGTGGGAGCTACAGGTCCCCAGAGCTTTGATATTGCTTCTGGTGAGTTCAACCTCAGCACAGAGTGAAGGATTAACacataggaagaaaaaacaagagcCATATCACTCCCAATCAGGATCCATGCTGAGATCAGTTGGTAAAATTTGTTCACAGTGATGTCATTACAGGCTAGACTGGTGACCCCCAAATCAGAGCACAGGCAGTGGTTAATTTCATTCTTGGAGCAATAGTGTCTCTGGGCAGACAGTATTGGAACTGGGATAGTAAACAGTCCATTCCTGAGCACCATGAATCCTGTGGCTTTGACCACAAAAGTGTCAGTGACTATAGACAGGTATCGAAGGGGGTGACAGATGGCTATATATCTGCCCAATGCCATGCAGAGGAAGATACCAGATTCCATGAAGAAGAAACAGTGGATGGCATAGATCTGAGCAAAACACTCAGGGAGGCTGATGGCCTTGGCATCAAACCAGAAGGTAGCCAGGATCTTGGGCATGATGGTGGTGGCCAGACCCATGTCCACAACAGCCAGTATGCCCAGAAAATGGTACATAGGCACATGCAGCGTGGCCTCATGGTGGATGGTGATCATGATGAGGAGATTAGCACCAAGAGCTAAGAAGTAGAGCagagccaggggcagggagagccagTGCTGCCACCCATGAATGCCTGGGAGCCCCATCAAGATGAAGTGGGAAATCTGGAGGCTGGAACTGTTGGTAACACTGGTGGGAGTATCCATAGCACAGGTGCCCCATTTGCAGTGTCTGTCCATAAAACTGAAATGGCAGGAAGATTGCATTTGAGAATTTAGCTCAGGGTCCCGATAGTAGAGACTCCCCCCAAATGACTCAGTTTCTTTTATGTGTGCATAACCCTCCACCTTTTTTGGCTCCTGGAAATAGTCCACAGAGGAGCACTAAAACAAGTCAAAATTTATTCTAAAGGTAAAGTTTGAATTAGCCATTTATTATTACCACTCGTGTTTCTAATAAGTATGTTCAAATACATATGTATCAAGAATAATCTTATTGCTAACAGATAACAAATActaatatttgatttatttccattatttccattttataattatatttgtatttccagTTTACATCATTATATGGAAATAATGTTGTATCCTGCCTTTGTGTTTCAATAGTGTGTTCTAGGACATAAAATAGGAACTCAGTAAAAAATTATGacatggatgaataaataaaccaaaacttTCCAGATCATTAAAAGCAATGTGGAAtcttatatttctatatttggcTGTTCCATAATTTACTCACCACTATTTTACTTTTCAGATTGTTTCCTTTGagtaggattttttaaatgatgcaaaAGTGATACATACAAAGAACATCTTAAAATACTCTTTTTagtaatattttgattttaa from Panthera uncia isolate 11264 chromosome D1, Puncia_PCG_1.0, whole genome shotgun sequence harbors:
- the LOC125913464 gene encoding LOW QUALITY PROTEIN: olfactory receptor 56B4-like (The sequence of the model RefSeq protein was modified relative to this genomic sequence to represent the inferred CDS: inserted 1 base in 1 codon) gives rise to the protein MQSSCHFSFMDRHCKWGTCAMDTPTSVTNSSSLQISHFILMGLPGIHGWQHWLSLPLALLYFLALGANLLIMITIHHEATLHVPMYHFLGILAVVDMGLATTIMPKILATFWFDAKAISLPECFAQIYAIHCFFFMESGIFLCMALGRYIAICHPLRYLSIVTDTFVVKATGFMVLRNGLFTIPVPILSAQRHYCSKNEINHCLCSDLGVTSLACNDITVNKFYQLISAWILIGSDMALVFSSYVLILHSVLRLNSPEAIXKALGTCSSHLILILFFYTGITVLSVTYLAEKNTPLIPVLLNVLHNVIPPALNPMVYALRMQELRLGFQRLLGLSEDMSTK